A single window of Bordetella genomosp. 11 DNA harbors:
- the aroA gene encoding 3-phosphoshikimate 1-carboxyvinyltransferase translates to MSGASFLDLPRAVQARGTVSLPGSKSISNRVLLLAALAEGTTEISGLLDSDDTRVMLAALRALRVTLDEQGEGRVTLRGAARFAQPSADLFLGNAGTAVRPLTAALALMGGDYRISGVPRMHERPIGDLVDALRALGARIDYTGQEGYPPLHIGSGTLGTHGPVRMPGAVSSQFLTAMLLAAPIYTNTVGEPLVIEIVGELISKPYIEITLNLMARYGVTVQRDGWSRFTVPANACYRSPGRIAVEGDASSASYFLALGAIGGGPVRVQGVGRDSIQGDVAFARTLESMGVRIEFGADWIESSGVRVARGETLRAFDADFNLIPDAAMTAAALALFADGPCRLRNIGSWRVKETDRIHAMQTELAKLGAGVASGPDWLEVTPPAPDAWRDAEIETWDDHRMAMSMSLAAFGPAAVRILDPGCVSKTFPTYFDVYADLVGGEEPV, encoded by the coding sequence ATGAGCGGAGCTTCTTTTCTCGATCTGCCGCGCGCGGTCCAGGCGCGGGGCACGGTATCCTTGCCGGGGTCCAAGAGTATTTCCAACCGGGTGCTTTTGCTGGCGGCGCTGGCGGAAGGCACCACGGAAATCTCCGGCTTGCTGGATTCCGACGATACCCGCGTGATGCTGGCTGCGTTGCGCGCGCTGCGGGTCACATTGGATGAGCAGGGTGAAGGGCGGGTCACGCTGCGGGGCGCCGCGCGCTTTGCGCAGCCGTCGGCCGATCTTTTCCTCGGCAATGCCGGCACCGCCGTGCGCCCGCTGACGGCCGCCCTGGCCCTGATGGGCGGTGACTACCGCATTTCCGGCGTGCCGCGCATGCATGAGCGGCCCATCGGCGATCTCGTCGATGCCCTGCGCGCGCTGGGCGCGCGCATCGACTACACCGGCCAGGAAGGCTATCCGCCCTTGCATATCGGTAGCGGCACGCTGGGGACGCATGGGCCCGTGCGCATGCCGGGTGCCGTTTCCAGCCAGTTCCTGACCGCCATGCTGCTGGCCGCTCCCATCTATACCAACACCGTGGGCGAGCCCCTGGTGATCGAGATCGTCGGCGAGCTGATTTCCAAGCCTTATATCGAAATCACCCTGAATTTGATGGCGCGCTACGGCGTGACGGTCCAGCGGGACGGCTGGTCGCGCTTCACCGTGCCGGCCAATGCCTGCTACCGCAGCCCCGGCCGCATCGCGGTCGAGGGCGATGCCTCGTCCGCGTCGTATTTCCTGGCGCTGGGCGCCATCGGTGGCGGCCCGGTCCGGGTGCAGGGGGTAGGGCGCGACAGCATACAGGGTGACGTGGCCTTTGCCCGGACCCTGGAGTCCATGGGCGTGCGCATCGAGTTCGGCGCCGACTGGATCGAGTCGAGCGGTGTCCGGGTCGCGCGCGGCGAAACCCTGCGCGCCTTCGACGCGGATTTCAACCTGATTCCCGATGCCGCCATGACGGCGGCCGCGCTGGCCCTGTTCGCCGACGGCCCCTGCCGGCTGCGCAACATCGGCAGTTGGCGCGTCAAAGAAACCGATCGCATCCACGCCATGCAGACCGAGCTGGCCAAGCTCGGCGCCGGCGTGGCGTCGGGGCCCGACTGGCTGGAAGTGACGCCGCCCGCGCCGGATGCCTGGCGCGACGCCGAAATCGAAACCTGGGACGACCACCGGATGGCGATGTCGATGTCCCTGGCCGCCTTCGGGCCGGCCGCCGTCCGCATCCTGGATCCGGGATGCGTCAGCAAGACCTTCCCCACGTATTTCGACGTATATGCCGACCTGGTCGGCGGCGAGGAGCCAGTATGA
- a CDS encoding prephenate dehydrogenase → MTAGPADARVPAPPIPVLAVVGVGLIGGSFAAALRRAGHVGRVLGVGRNGPSLERARELGLIDEAVDAAEAAARADLIMLAAPVGTFGAILAEMRAALKPGAIVTDAGSTKVTVAQAARAALGERVASFIPGHPIAGAEKIGPDAADPGLYTGRSVILTPLPENLAADVARVRAAWEACGARVLDMDAAEHDQVLASVSHMPHFLAAVYVAQVARSADCRRRLAIAGTGFRDFTRIAAGSAEMWRDIFLSNRAAMKAELAQVRAVLDEAEQALDAGDGAALEALLEEAARFRRDWKPGH, encoded by the coding sequence ATGACGGCCGGGCCCGCTGACGCACGCGTGCCGGCGCCGCCGATTCCAGTACTGGCCGTGGTGGGCGTCGGCCTGATCGGCGGATCCTTCGCGGCCGCCTTGCGGCGGGCGGGCCATGTGGGGCGGGTCCTGGGCGTGGGCCGCAACGGGCCATCGCTGGAGCGCGCGCGCGAACTGGGCCTGATCGACGAAGCGGTGGACGCCGCCGAAGCCGCGGCGCGGGCCGACCTGATCATGCTGGCGGCCCCGGTGGGCACTTTCGGGGCCATACTGGCCGAAATGCGGGCTGCTTTGAAGCCCGGCGCCATCGTGACCGACGCCGGCAGCACCAAGGTGACCGTCGCGCAGGCGGCGCGGGCGGCGTTGGGCGAGCGCGTCGCCAGTTTCATTCCCGGGCATCCCATTGCCGGCGCCGAGAAAATCGGCCCTGACGCTGCCGATCCAGGTCTTTATACTGGGCGCAGCGTTATCCTGACCCCGCTGCCGGAAAACCTGGCGGCCGACGTCGCGCGTGTGCGGGCCGCCTGGGAAGCCTGCGGCGCCCGCGTGCTGGACATGGATGCCGCCGAGCACGACCAGGTGCTGGCCTCGGTCAGCCATATGCCGCATTTCCTGGCGGCCGTATACGTGGCGCAGGTCGCGCGCAGCGCGGACTGCCGGCGGCGGCTTGCCATCGCCGGAACGGGGTTCCGCGACTTCACCCGCATCGCGGCGGGGTCGGCGGAAATGTGGCGCGATATTTTCCTTTCCAACCGTGCCGCGATGAAGGCGGAACTGGCGCAGGTGCGCGCGGTGCTCGACGAAGCGGAACAGGCGCTGGACGCCGGCGACGGTGCGGCGCTGGAAGCATTGCTGGAAGAGGCGGCGCGGTTCCGGCGGGACTGGAAGCCGGGGCACTAG
- the hisC gene encoding histidinol-phosphate transaminase gives MTDTNKTLAAPAHVSAIAPYQAGKPIEELAREFGLDPATIVKLASNENPLGMPQSARTAMLAAANALGRYPDPNGFELKSTLCRLYGVPMDWITLGNGSNDILELVALALLEKGTSAVYAQHAFMVYRLATQARGARHIMVPARDYGHDLDAMLDAIADDTRVVFIANPNNPTGTFLPAPRVQAFLEQVRERHGERVVVVLDEAYNEYLDPEYRFDSVAWVREFPNLIVSRTLSKAYGLAGLRVGFGISQPALTDLLNRVRQPFNVNTLAQAAAVAALQDRDFLERSYRLNKEGKAQLCQAFDTFGLEYVPSYGNFVLVRVGDAARINLELLKRGVIVRPVVGDGLPEWLRVSIGLPQENARFIDALGEVLKSS, from the coding sequence ATGACTGACACGAACAAAACCCTGGCCGCCCCGGCCCACGTAAGCGCCATCGCGCCTTATCAGGCCGGCAAGCCCATCGAAGAACTCGCGCGCGAGTTCGGCCTGGATCCGGCGACCATCGTCAAGCTGGCGTCCAACGAAAATCCCTTGGGCATGCCCCAGTCCGCGCGCACCGCGATGCTGGCCGCCGCGAATGCCCTGGGCCGCTACCCGGACCCCAACGGCTTCGAACTGAAGTCCACGCTATGCCGGCTGTATGGCGTTCCGATGGACTGGATCACGTTGGGCAACGGATCCAACGACATCCTGGAACTTGTCGCCCTGGCGCTCCTGGAAAAGGGCACTTCGGCGGTATACGCGCAGCACGCGTTCATGGTGTACCGGCTGGCCACGCAGGCACGCGGCGCGCGCCACATCATGGTGCCGGCGCGCGATTACGGGCATGACCTGGACGCCATGCTGGACGCCATCGCCGACGATACGCGCGTGGTGTTCATTGCCAACCCGAACAATCCCACCGGTACCTTCCTGCCGGCGCCGCGCGTCCAGGCCTTCCTGGAACAGGTGCGCGAGCGCCACGGCGAGCGTGTCGTGGTGGTGCTGGACGAGGCCTACAACGAATACCTGGACCCGGAATACCGTTTCGACAGCGTGGCCTGGGTGCGCGAGTTTCCCAACCTGATCGTTTCCCGCACGCTGTCCAAGGCCTACGGGCTGGCGGGCCTGCGTGTCGGATTCGGCATATCGCAGCCCGCCCTGACGGACCTTCTGAACCGGGTGCGCCAGCCTTTCAATGTGAATACGCTGGCCCAGGCCGCGGCCGTGGCGGCACTGCAGGACCGCGATTTCCTGGAGCGCTCCTACCGCCTCAACAAGGAAGGCAAGGCGCAGCTGTGCCAGGCTTTCGACACCTTCGGCCTGGAATACGTGCCCAGCTACGGCAATTTCGTATTGGTGCGCGTGGGCGACGCGGCGCGCATCAACCTTGAATTGCTCAAGCGGGGGGTGATCGTGCGGCCGGTCGTCGGCGACGGCCTGCCGGAATGGCTGCGCGTCAGCATCGGATTGCCGCAGGAAAACGCGCGTTTCATCGATGCGCTCGGCGAAGTCCTGAAGTCATCATGA
- the pheA gene encoding prephenate dehydratase, which translates to MADSLAEKLRPLRERIDALDAQILELLTLRARTAIEVGEVKHAENADGPVLRPDREAEVIRRLQLMNAGPIPREAVAAVWTEIMSACRGLERGLTLAYLGPEGSYSEQAALEHFGHAVNRLPCPSFDEVFRALEAGQADVGMVPVENSTEGAVNRTLDLLLNTSLTVMGERSLVIRHCLMSQSGSLDGVKTVMAHPQALAQCQLWLSRNHPELARSAASSNAEAARVAAQDPTVAAIAGESAASSWGLHVISAGIQDDPHNRTRFLALGTIPTQPTGNDKTSLIMAVPNRAGAVYEMLAPLAENKVSMTRFESRPARTGQWEYYFYVDVLGHAQDPHVARAFEALRSQVAFFKLLGSYPAQ; encoded by the coding sequence ATGGCTGATTCCCTTGCCGAAAAGTTGCGCCCGCTGCGCGAGCGCATCGATGCGCTGGATGCGCAGATCCTGGAGCTGCTGACCTTGCGCGCCCGCACGGCCATCGAGGTCGGCGAGGTCAAGCATGCCGAGAACGCCGATGGCCCGGTGTTGCGCCCGGACCGCGAGGCGGAAGTCATCCGCCGGCTGCAGCTCATGAACGCCGGCCCGATTCCCCGCGAAGCGGTGGCGGCCGTCTGGACTGAAATCATGTCCGCCTGCCGCGGCCTGGAGCGCGGATTGACGCTGGCCTACCTGGGGCCGGAGGGGTCCTATTCCGAACAGGCCGCGCTGGAGCATTTCGGCCATGCGGTGAACCGGTTGCCCTGTCCGTCGTTCGACGAAGTCTTTCGCGCGCTGGAAGCCGGGCAGGCCGATGTGGGCATGGTGCCGGTGGAAAACTCCACCGAAGGCGCCGTCAACCGCACCCTGGATCTGCTGCTGAATACCTCGCTGACGGTCATGGGCGAGCGCTCGCTCGTCATTCGGCATTGCCTGATGTCGCAGAGCGGCTCCCTGGATGGCGTGAAGACCGTAATGGCGCATCCGCAGGCCCTGGCGCAGTGCCAGCTCTGGCTGAGCCGCAATCATCCGGAACTGGCGCGCTCGGCCGCCTCCAGCAATGCCGAAGCCGCGCGCGTCGCGGCGCAGGATCCCACTGTCGCCGCCATCGCCGGCGAATCGGCTGCGTCCAGCTGGGGCCTGCACGTGATCAGCGCCGGTATCCAGGACGACCCGCACAACCGCACGCGCTTTCTGGCGCTGGGGACGATTCCCACCCAGCCGACCGGCAACGACAAGACCAGCCTGATCATGGCGGTGCCCAACCGCGCCGGCGCGGTGTACGAAATGCTGGCACCCCTGGCGGAAAACAAAGTGTCGATGACGCGCTTCGAGTCCCGTCCCGCGCGCACGGGCCAGTGGGAATACTATTTTTACGTGGATGTGCTGGGCCACGCGCAGGATCCGCACGTCGCCCGTGCCTTCGAGGCCCTTCGCTCGCAAGTGGCTTTCTTCAAACTCCTCGGGTCCTATCCCGCGCAATGA